One window of Agromyces rhizosphaerae genomic DNA carries:
- a CDS encoding ATP-dependent DNA ligase, with protein sequence MLLETLVTTAAAVAATRSRLAKVDALAAMLGELDAGEIAPAIGLLLGAPRQGRLGVGWRGFSAQHVAPATEPTLTIADVDARLDRLATVAGEGSAAVRATELGDLLAHATGAEQEFLGRALLGEVRTGALAGVVTDGIARAADLPGETVRRAAMLSGDLGETARLALAGEPGAVAAVGLRVGRAVQPMLAATAASASLAIESVGEASVEFKMDGARIQVHRAGDDVRVFTRTLAEITHRVPEVVEVVRRMSVRDVILDGETLALADDGRPRPFQETMARFGAEAAREATLHPWFFDVLHVDGRDLLDEPLSARLAELERITGPHRMPGEVTADPAAAERVAAEALEAGHEGVVVKAIDSLYAAGRRGSSWIKVKPVHTYDLVVLGCEWGSGRREGWLSNLHLGARDPEGEFGEPGGFVMVGKTFKGLTDELLRWQTARFPEIEVRRTARTVFVEPVMVVEIAIDGVQRSSRYPGGVALRFARVKRYRDDKAADEADTIQALRALLRG encoded by the coding sequence GTGCTGCTCGAGACGCTCGTCACCACGGCCGCGGCGGTCGCCGCGACGCGGTCGCGGCTGGCCAAGGTCGACGCGCTCGCCGCGATGCTCGGGGAGCTGGACGCCGGCGAGATCGCGCCCGCGATCGGCCTGCTGCTCGGCGCGCCGCGACAGGGGCGGCTCGGCGTGGGCTGGCGGGGCTTCAGTGCGCAGCACGTGGCGCCGGCCACCGAGCCGACGCTCACGATCGCCGACGTCGATGCCCGGCTCGACCGGCTCGCCACCGTCGCCGGCGAGGGCTCCGCCGCCGTCCGCGCGACCGAGCTCGGTGACCTGCTCGCCCACGCCACCGGCGCCGAGCAGGAGTTCCTCGGTCGTGCGCTCCTCGGCGAGGTGCGCACGGGCGCCCTCGCGGGCGTCGTGACCGACGGGATCGCGCGGGCCGCCGACCTGCCCGGCGAGACCGTGCGCCGCGCCGCGATGCTCTCGGGCGACCTCGGCGAGACCGCGCGTCTCGCGCTCGCCGGCGAGCCCGGCGCGGTCGCGGCGGTCGGCCTGCGCGTGGGGCGCGCCGTGCAGCCCATGCTCGCCGCCACCGCGGCATCCGCTTCGCTCGCGATCGAGTCGGTCGGTGAGGCGTCGGTCGAGTTCAAGATGGACGGTGCGCGCATCCAGGTGCACCGCGCGGGCGACGACGTGCGGGTGTTCACGCGCACGCTCGCCGAGATCACGCACCGCGTGCCCGAGGTCGTCGAGGTGGTGCGGCGGATGTCGGTGCGCGACGTGATCCTCGACGGCGAGACGCTCGCGCTGGCCGACGACGGGCGCCCGCGCCCGTTCCAGGAGACGATGGCGCGTTTCGGGGCCGAGGCGGCGCGGGAGGCGACGCTGCATCCGTGGTTCTTCGACGTGCTGCACGTCGACGGGCGCGACCTGCTCGACGAGCCGCTGTCGGCGCGGCTGGCCGAGCTCGAACGCATCACGGGCCCGCACCGCATGCCCGGCGAGGTGACCGCCGACCCGGCCGCCGCCGAACGTGTCGCCGCCGAGGCGCTCGAGGCCGGCCACGAGGGCGTCGTCGTGAAGGCCATCGACTCGCTGTACGCGGCCGGCCGCCGCGGGTCGAGCTGGATCAAGGTGAAGCCCGTGCACACCTACGACCTCGTCGTGCTCGGCTGCGAGTGGGGGTCGGGCAGGCGCGAGGGGTGGCTGTCGAACCTGCACCTCGGTGCCCGCGACCCCGAGGGCGAGTTCGGTGAACCGGGCGGCTTCGTCATGGTCGGCAAGACGTTCAAGGGGCTGACCGACGAGCTGCTGCGCTGGCAGACCGCGCGGTTCCCCGAGATCGAGGTGCGGCGCACGGCGCGCACCGTGTTCGTCGAGCCGGTCATGGTGGTCGAGATCGCGATCGACGGGGTGCAGCGCTCGAGCCGGTACCCGGGCGGGGTCGCGCTGCGGTTCGCACGCGTCAAGCGCTACCGCGACGACAAGGCGGCCGACGAGGCGGACACGATCCAGGCGCTGCGCGCGCTGCTGCGGGGCTGA
- the rhaS gene encoding rhamnose ABC transporter substrate-binding protein, whose protein sequence is MFTLKRKRFGVGLAAIAATTALVFTGCASDGSSDGGSSDGGDSSADVSITMLPKNLGNPYFDTSTGGAEEAVSEIGGTFEEVGPSEASPTSQVQYIQTAAQQGVGGLIVSANDPEAICDALDEARSVGVKVVTFDSDTNPECRDLFINQATAEGIAQVQVDLITEQIGDEGQIAVLSASANATNQNAWIEMMEAELAANHPNVELVEIAYGDDDDQTSFDKTAALLQTYPELKGIVSPTTVGIAAAARYLQTSEYKGEVALTGLGTPNQMREYVEDGTVTAFALWNPADLGYLAAYATAALISGEITGAEGDTFDAGTLGSYEVGADASVLLGDPYVFDADNIGDFDF, encoded by the coding sequence ATGTTCACTCTGAAGAGGAAGCGCTTCGGCGTGGGGCTCGCGGCGATCGCCGCGACGACTGCGCTGGTGTTCACCGGCTGCGCGTCGGACGGCTCGTCGGATGGCGGGTCGTCGGATGGCGGCGATTCGTCGGCGGACGTGTCGATCACGATGCTGCCGAAGAACCTGGGCAATCCGTACTTCGACACCTCGACCGGTGGTGCCGAGGAGGCGGTGTCCGAGATCGGTGGGACGTTCGAGGAGGTCGGCCCGTCGGAGGCGTCGCCGACGTCGCAGGTGCAGTACATCCAGACTGCTGCGCAGCAGGGTGTGGGTGGCCTGATCGTGTCGGCGAACGACCCGGAGGCGATCTGCGACGCGTTGGACGAGGCGCGCAGCGTCGGCGTCAAGGTCGTGACGTTCGACTCGGACACGAACCCGGAGTGCCGTGACCTGTTCATCAACCAGGCGACCGCCGAGGGCATCGCCCAGGTGCAGGTCGACCTGATCACCGAGCAGATCGGTGACGAGGGCCAGATCGCGGTGCTGTCGGCGTCGGCGAACGCGACGAACCAGAACGCGTGGATCGAGATGATGGAGGCCGAGCTGGCCGCGAACCACCCGAACGTGGAGCTCGTCGAGATCGCGTACGGCGATGACGACGACCAGACCTCGTTCGACAAGACCGCGGCGCTGCTGCAGACCTACCCGGAGCTGAAGGGCATCGTGTCGCCGACCACGGTCGGCATCGCGGCCGCGGCCCGGTACCTGCAGACCTCGGAGTACAAGGGCGAGGTCGCGCTGACCGGCCTGGGCACGCCGAACCAGATGCGCGAGTACGTCGAGGACGGCACGGTCACCGCGTTCGCGCTGTGGAACCCGGCCGACCTGGGCTACCTGGCCGCGTACGCGACCGCCGCGCTGATCTCCGGTGAGATCACCGGTGCCGAGGGCGACACCTTCGACGCCGGCACGCTCGGCTCGTACGAGGTCGGTGCGGACGCCAGCGTGCTGCTCGGCGACCCGTACGTGTTCGACGCGGACAACATCGGCGACTTCGACTTCTAA
- a CDS encoding 1-aminocyclopropane-1-carboxylate deaminase — protein MALADFPRHRLTFGPSPIHPVDRLSAHLGGARIWMKREDVSSGLAYGGNKVRKLEYLVPDALAQGADTLVSIGGVQSNHTRQVAAVAAHLGMQAVLVQEHWVDWPDSVNDRVGNIMLSRLMGADVRLSPAGFGIGFKDSWRQAIADVEAAGGTPYAIPAGASDHRLGGLGFANWAHEVAAQEQELGVFFDTIVVCSVTGSTHAGMIAGFADLEHNFGGPRRRVLGIDASAKLDETRDQVGRIARNTAELIGVGRDLRDDEVTVLEGWAGDFYGIPVESTDAAMHLVGSLEGVILDPVYEGKSMAGLIDLVRDGDIPAGSNVLYAHLGGQPALNAYSGRYH, from the coding sequence ATGGCACTCGCCGACTTCCCCCGACACCGACTGACGTTCGGGCCGAGCCCGATCCACCCGGTCGACCGGCTCAGCGCCCACCTCGGTGGGGCTCGCATCTGGATGAAGCGCGAGGACGTCTCGAGCGGCCTCGCCTACGGCGGCAACAAGGTGCGCAAGCTCGAGTACCTCGTGCCCGACGCGCTCGCGCAGGGCGCTGACACGCTCGTCTCGATCGGGGGCGTGCAGTCGAACCACACCCGCCAGGTCGCCGCCGTCGCCGCGCACCTCGGCATGCAGGCCGTGCTCGTGCAGGAGCACTGGGTCGACTGGCCCGACTCGGTGAACGACCGCGTCGGCAACATCATGCTGTCGCGGCTCATGGGCGCCGACGTGCGCCTCTCCCCCGCCGGCTTCGGCATCGGCTTCAAGGACTCGTGGCGCCAGGCCATCGCCGACGTCGAGGCGGCCGGCGGCACGCCGTACGCGATCCCCGCGGGGGCATCCGATCACCGCCTCGGCGGCCTCGGCTTCGCCAACTGGGCGCACGAGGTGGCCGCGCAGGAGCAGGAGCTCGGCGTCTTCTTCGACACGATCGTCGTGTGCTCGGTGACCGGGTCGACGCACGCAGGCATGATCGCCGGGTTCGCCGACCTCGAGCACAACTTCGGTGGGCCGCGCCGGCGCGTGCTCGGCATCGACGCGTCGGCGAAGCTCGACGAGACCCGCGACCAGGTCGGGCGCATCGCGCGCAACACGGCCGAGCTGATCGGCGTCGGCCGCGACCTGCGCGACGACGAGGTCACCGTGCTCGAGGGCTGGGCGGGCGACTTCTACGGCATCCCGGTCGAGTCGACGGATGCCGCGATGCACCTGGTCGGCTCGCTCGAGGGCGTCATTCTCGACCCCGTCTACGAGGGCAAGTCGATGGCGGGCCTCATCGACCTGGTGCGCGACGGCGACATCCCGGCGGGGTCCAACGTGCTCTATGCGCACCTCGGCGGGCAGCCGGCGCTGAACGCGTACAGCGGCCGCTACCACTGA
- a CDS encoding EI24 domain-containing protein has product MIRSLLAGAGDLLHGFGFWGRRPGMMALGLVPAAIVALVVLAALVALGATVGDLVTWMTPFADAWDAGWAIALRVAVGAALFGATILLAAVTFTAVTLTVGDPFYERIWRAVETEEGGEVPDEGPGFWSAAASGGVLVAIGALNAGLVLLVGFIPVVGSVTAAVLGVVLSGRLLARELTGRAFDARGIPGDERRRMLRGHRARMLGFGVATQLLFMLPGGAVLTMPAAVAGSTLLARRVLDADEASARPSP; this is encoded by the coding sequence GTGATCCGTTCCCTGCTCGCGGGCGCGGGCGACCTGCTGCACGGGTTCGGATTCTGGGGCAGGCGTCCGGGCATGATGGCGCTCGGCCTCGTGCCGGCCGCGATCGTCGCGCTGGTCGTGCTCGCGGCGCTCGTCGCACTCGGTGCGACCGTCGGCGACCTCGTCACCTGGATGACCCCGTTCGCCGACGCCTGGGACGCCGGCTGGGCGATCGCCCTGCGGGTCGCGGTCGGCGCGGCGCTCTTCGGCGCGACCATCCTGCTCGCGGCCGTGACGTTCACCGCCGTGACCCTCACGGTCGGCGACCCGTTCTACGAGCGCATCTGGCGCGCGGTCGAGACCGAGGAGGGCGGCGAGGTGCCCGACGAGGGGCCCGGCTTCTGGAGCGCCGCCGCGTCCGGCGGGGTGCTCGTGGCGATCGGCGCCCTGAACGCGGGCCTCGTGCTGCTGGTCGGGTTCATCCCGGTCGTGGGGTCGGTGACGGCGGCGGTGCTGGGCGTCGTGCTCTCGGGGCGGCTCCTCGCACGCGAGCTCACGGGGCGGGCATTCGACGCCCGGGGCATCCCGGGTGACGAACGGCGACGGATGCTCCGGGGCCACCGCGCCCGCATGCTCGGGTTCGGCGTGGCCACGCAGCTGCTCTTCATGCTGCCCGGCGGCGCCGTGCTCACGATGCCGGCCGCGGTGGCCGGGTCGACGCTGCTCGCCCGGCGGGTGCTCGACGCCGACGAGGCATCCGCCCGCCCCTCGCCCTGA
- a CDS encoding DUF1905 domain-containing protein: MELQFSGALWYWRGPAPFHFVTVPPEEAEAIHEVAPSVTYGWGMIPVAVRVGGSEWTTSLWPKDGGYVVPIKKWVQEAEGLDIDDTVAVRLRIDV; this comes from the coding sequence ATGGAACTCCAGTTCAGCGGCGCGCTCTGGTACTGGCGCGGGCCCGCGCCGTTCCACTTCGTCACCGTGCCGCCGGAGGAGGCGGAGGCGATCCACGAGGTCGCACCGTCGGTCACGTACGGGTGGGGCATGATCCCGGTCGCGGTGCGCGTCGGCGGCAGCGAGTGGACGACATCGCTCTGGCCGAAGGACGGCGGTTATGTCGTGCCGATCAAGAAGTGGGTGCAGGAGGCCGAGGGGCTCGACATCGACGACACCGTCGCGGTGCGGCTGCGCATCGACGTCTGA
- a CDS encoding sugar ABC transporter ATP-binding protein, with protein MVQTSTSASAAPPALELSRVVKSFGAVVALSSGSLTLEQGSIHALIGENGAGKSTLVKIVAGLYRRDSGDFRLRGEEVDFSNTAQSKAAGIAVIYQEPTLFPDLSVTENIFMGRQPTNRFGRIDRKAMRTEAVEIFERLGVRLDPDRLTEGLSIADQQIIEIAKAISLDARVLIMDEPTAALSGVEVERLFAVARSLRDEGRALLFISHRFDEVFDLCDTVTVMRDGKYIDTMPISDTSIDELVRLMVGRDVTEMFPKLPAEIGEDVLVVDGLTSTGVFHDISFTVKSGEIVGLAGLVGAGRSEVVRAIFGVDHYESGSVQVNGQPLRKGRPTASMAQGIALVPEDRRKQGLVLDQSVTRNVTLAIRKRLAKWGLIWGGLENASAEIWASRLEVKTAALDAEAGTLSGGNQQKVVLGKWLSTEPKVLIVDEPTRGIDVGTKAEVHRLISKLAQDGLAIIMISSELPEVLGMADRVLVMREGRLTGEFDRADATPEAVMFAATAEGAAA; from the coding sequence ATGGTGCAGACGAGCACCTCAGCCAGTGCCGCACCCCCGGCGCTGGAGCTCTCGCGAGTCGTGAAGTCCTTCGGAGCAGTCGTCGCACTGAGCTCCGGCAGCCTCACGCTCGAGCAGGGATCCATCCACGCACTGATCGGCGAGAACGGCGCCGGCAAGTCGACGCTCGTGAAGATCGTCGCCGGCCTCTACCGGCGCGACTCGGGCGACTTCCGCCTCCGCGGCGAGGAGGTCGACTTCTCGAACACCGCCCAGTCGAAGGCCGCCGGCATCGCCGTCATCTACCAGGAGCCGACGCTGTTCCCCGACCTGTCGGTCACCGAGAACATCTTCATGGGCCGCCAGCCCACCAACCGCTTCGGCCGCATCGACCGCAAGGCCATGCGCACCGAGGCCGTCGAGATCTTCGAGCGGCTGGGCGTGCGCCTCGACCCCGACCGCCTCACCGAGGGCCTGTCGATCGCCGACCAGCAGATCATCGAGATCGCGAAGGCCATCTCGCTCGACGCGCGCGTGCTCATCATGGACGAGCCGACCGCGGCGCTCTCGGGCGTCGAGGTCGAGCGGCTGTTCGCCGTCGCGCGGAGCCTCCGCGACGAGGGCCGCGCGCTGCTGTTCATCTCGCACCGCTTCGACGAGGTCTTCGACCTGTGCGACACCGTCACCGTGATGCGCGACGGCAAGTACATCGACACCATGCCGATCAGCGACACGTCGATCGACGAGCTCGTGCGCCTCATGGTCGGCCGCGACGTCACCGAGATGTTCCCGAAGCTGCCCGCCGAGATCGGCGAGGACGTGCTCGTGGTCGACGGGCTCACGAGCACCGGCGTGTTCCACGACATCTCGTTCACCGTGAAGTCGGGCGAGATCGTCGGACTCGCGGGCCTCGTCGGCGCCGGCCGCAGCGAGGTCGTGCGCGCGATCTTCGGTGTCGACCACTACGAGTCGGGCAGCGTGCAGGTCAACGGCCAGCCGTTGCGCAAGGGCCGCCCGACCGCGTCGATGGCGCAGGGCATCGCGCTCGTGCCCGAGGACCGCCGCAAGCAGGGCCTCGTGCTCGACCAGAGCGTGACGCGCAACGTCACGCTCGCGATCCGCAAGCGCCTCGCGAAGTGGGGCCTCATCTGGGGCGGGCTCGAGAACGCGTCCGCCGAGATCTGGGCGAGCCGGCTCGAGGTGAAGACCGCCGCGCTCGACGCCGAGGCCGGCACCCTCTCGGGCGGCAACCAGCAGAAGGTCGTGCTCGGCAAGTGGCTCTCGACCGAGCCGAAGGTGCTCATCGTCGACGAGCCGACCCGCGGCATCGATGTCGGTACCAAGGCCGAGGTGCACCGCCTCATCTCGAAGCTCGCGCAGGACGGACTCGCGATCATCATGATCTCGTCCGAACTGCCCGAGGTGCTCGGCATGGCCGACCGCGTGCTCGTCATGCGCGAGGGCCGCCTCACGGGCGAATTCGATCGAGCGGATGCCACGCCGGAGGCCGTCATGTTCGCCGCGACCGCGGAAGGAGCGGCAGCATGA
- a CDS encoding ABC transporter permease — protein sequence MTAVDTKPAAGNPVLRSIGHVLKARETGIAIALIAVIVVATVSNPNFLFSSDGFRDLLLTPSLLMVVAVGQAIVIITRNVDLSVGSVLGLTAYLTGRLFIDIPGIPPVLVFVAGIGLGALLGLINGALVAFAKVPALVITLGTLYIYRGINVAWTGSDRINASDLPAGFRDLGTGEFLSIPLLTIFAVVVLVVAAWYLRNLRSGRELYAIGSDPAAAHLYGLRVNRRVIGAFVVSGALAGVAGVLYAARYGTVSSSAGLGLELQAIGAAVIGGVAISGGVGSVWGAAIGAYLLLTINRALPIVGIQDFWQRAVVGVLIIGAIVLDRVLAVRQHRRLIEQREEKP from the coding sequence ATGACCGCCGTCGACACCAAGCCTGCCGCCGGCAACCCGGTCCTGCGCAGCATCGGCCACGTGCTGAAGGCCCGCGAGACGGGCATCGCGATCGCGCTGATCGCCGTCATCGTGGTCGCCACGGTGAGCAACCCGAACTTCCTGTTCTCGAGCGACGGGTTCCGCGACCTGCTGCTCACGCCCTCGCTGCTCATGGTCGTGGCCGTGGGCCAGGCGATCGTGATCATCACGCGCAACGTCGACCTGTCGGTCGGCTCGGTGCTGGGCCTCACGGCCTACCTCACCGGCAGGCTGTTCATCGACATCCCGGGCATCCCGCCGGTGCTCGTGTTCGTCGCCGGCATCGGCCTCGGTGCGCTGCTCGGCCTGATCAACGGTGCACTCGTCGCCTTCGCGAAGGTGCCCGCGCTCGTGATCACGCTCGGCACGCTGTACATCTACCGCGGCATCAACGTCGCGTGGACCGGCAGCGACCGCATCAACGCCTCCGACCTCCCGGCCGGCTTCCGCGACCTGGGCACGGGCGAGTTCCTCAGCATCCCGCTGCTGACGATCTTCGCGGTCGTCGTGCTGGTCGTCGCCGCCTGGTACCTGCGCAACCTGCGCAGCGGGCGCGAGCTGTACGCCATCGGCTCCGACCCCGCGGCCGCGCACCTGTACGGCCTGCGGGTGAACCGCCGCGTGATCGGCGCGTTCGTCGTGAGCGGTGCGCTGGCCGGCGTGGCGGGCGTGCTCTATGCGGCCCGCTACGGCACGGTGAGTTCCAGCGCCGGCCTCGGCCTCGAGCTGCAGGCCATCGGTGCGGCCGTCATCGGCGGCGTCGCGATCTCAGGCGGCGTCGGTTCCGTCTGGGGCGCCGCGATCGGCGCCTACCTGCTGCTGACCATCAACCGCGCACTGCCGATCGTCGGCATCCAGGACTTCTGGCAGCGCGCCGTGGTCGGCGTGCTCATCATCGGCGCGATCGTGCTCGACCGCGTGCTCGCGGTGCGCCAGCATCGACGACTCATCGAACAGCGGGAGGAGAAGCCATGA
- a CDS encoding 3-methyladenine DNA glycosylase: protein MSTTAIAPTRTAAPVRLDAVDWRERERAHAERADALTAERRARVAAGESHPIDDFLFTYYSYSPRVLRRWHPGPGVELADAADTPRAEWRWYAPGATPGSLVVDHEALATEKAGLLGTVERMLRLTAARPASFGCFGLHEWAMVYRQAEHRHDVPLRLGQRGTDEVVEANDLRCTHIDAFRFFTDEAVPRNRFAPTRETQALLEQPGCLHANMDVYKWAVKLGPLVPGELLLDAFDLARDIRWLDMAASPYDVRPWGAEPVAIETPEGKAEYVRRQRGFAERANALRHRILDAAFPAPAADPAA from the coding sequence GTGAGCACGACCGCCATCGCCCCGACGCGCACCGCCGCCCCGGTGCGGCTCGATGCGGTCGACTGGCGCGAGCGCGAGCGCGCCCACGCGGAGCGGGCCGACGCGCTCACGGCCGAGCGCCGGGCCAGGGTCGCGGCGGGCGAGTCGCATCCGATCGACGACTTCCTGTTCACGTACTACTCGTACTCGCCGCGCGTGCTGCGGCGGTGGCATCCGGGCCCCGGCGTCGAGCTCGCGGATGCCGCGGACACGCCCCGCGCCGAGTGGCGCTGGTACGCACCGGGCGCCACGCCCGGCTCGCTCGTGGTCGACCACGAGGCGCTCGCGACCGAGAAGGCAGGCCTGCTCGGCACGGTCGAGCGGATGCTGCGCCTCACCGCCGCCCGCCCGGCATCGTTCGGCTGCTTCGGCCTGCACGAGTGGGCGATGGTCTACCGGCAGGCCGAGCACCGGCACGACGTGCCGCTGCGGCTCGGGCAGCGCGGCACCGACGAGGTCGTCGAGGCCAACGACCTGCGCTGCACGCACATCGACGCGTTCCGGTTCTTCACCGACGAGGCCGTGCCCCGAAACCGCTTCGCGCCGACCCGCGAGACGCAAGCCCTGCTCGAGCAGCCCGGCTGCCTGCACGCGAACATGGACGTCTACAAGTGGGCCGTGAAGCTCGGGCCGCTGGTGCCGGGCGAGCTGCTGCTCGACGCGTTCGACCTGGCCCGCGACATCCGCTGGCTCGACATGGCCGCGTCGCCGTACGACGTGCGCCCATGGGGCGCCGAGCCCGTCGCGATCGAGACGCCCGAGGGCAAGGCCGAGTACGTCAGGCGCCAGCGCGGGTTCGCCGAGCGGGCGAACGCGCTGCGCCATCGCATCCTGGACGCGGCCTTCCCCGCCCCGGCCGCGGACCCGGCGGCGTGA
- a CDS encoding ABC transporter permease produces MTSAIDTEHGRRTYSAYAHPLWRRLLVTRESAIIGLLFLVVIVATFAVPNFDSPLTLTFLIREIAPILLIALPMTLIIITEEIDLSVASIVGLSSVITGLGVQAGWPLPFAAVVAILVGTVAGSINGALVTFVGLPSLAVTIGTLALFRGIAVGLLGTTAISDFPEFWTDLTRMNIPGTPMPLIIVPFLVLAIIFGVLLHFTPFGRSLYAIGLNKEAAAFSGINVGLTKFWLFVMSGAVSGYAGVYFTLLYNNARGDNATGLELQIIAAVLLGGVSIFGGRGALPGVIAGVLLIGTLSSALRLAGVTSDIINVITGVLLVASVVSASFLAWLRTKRVAAIGRKKGRAEASDG; encoded by the coding sequence ATGACGTCCGCCATCGACACCGAACACGGCCGACGCACCTATTCGGCCTACGCCCACCCGCTCTGGCGCCGCCTGCTCGTCACGCGCGAGTCGGCCATCATCGGCCTGCTCTTCCTGGTCGTCATCGTCGCCACCTTCGCGGTGCCGAACTTCGACAGCCCGCTGACGCTGACGTTCCTGATCCGCGAGATCGCGCCGATCCTGCTGATCGCCCTGCCGATGACGCTCATCATCATCACCGAGGAGATCGACCTCTCGGTGGCGAGCATCGTGGGCCTGTCGAGCGTGATCACAGGCCTCGGCGTGCAGGCCGGCTGGCCGCTGCCGTTCGCGGCGGTCGTCGCGATCCTCGTCGGCACGGTCGCCGGGTCCATCAACGGGGCGCTCGTCACGTTCGTCGGCCTCCCGTCGCTCGCCGTCACGATCGGCACGCTCGCGCTGTTCCGCGGCATCGCCGTGGGCCTGCTCGGCACGACCGCGATCAGCGACTTCCCGGAGTTCTGGACCGACCTGACGCGCATGAACATCCCCGGCACGCCGATGCCGCTGATCATCGTGCCGTTCCTGGTGCTCGCGATCATCTTCGGGGTGCTGCTGCACTTCACGCCGTTCGGGCGCTCGCTCTACGCGATCGGCCTGAACAAGGAGGCGGCGGCGTTCTCGGGCATCAACGTCGGGCTCACGAAGTTCTGGCTGTTCGTCATGAGCGGCGCGGTCTCGGGCTACGCCGGCGTGTACTTCACGCTGCTGTACAACAACGCCCGCGGCGACAACGCCACCGGCCTCGAGCTGCAGATCATCGCCGCCGTGCTCCTCGGCGGGGTCTCGATCTTCGGCGGTCGTGGAGCGCTGCCGGGTGTCATCGCCGGCGTGCTGCTCATCGGCACGCTGTCGAGCGCCCTGCGGCTCGCGGGCGTCACCAGCGACATCATCAACGTCATCACGGGCGTGCTCCTCGTGGCATCCGTGGTGTCCGCAAGCTTCCTCGCCTGGCTGCGCACCAAGCGCGTCGCGGCGATCGGAAGGAAGAAGGGCCGGGCTGAGGCATCCGATGGCTGA
- a CDS encoding LacI family DNA-binding transcriptional regulator: MAATSIRDVAQHAGVSVGTVSNVLNRPGEVSAESIARVNAAIEELGYVRNDAARKLRAGTSTTVGFVVLDGQNPFFNDVVRGAEDEASKHNIAILYGNTDEDIARERLYLDLFEEQQVRGVLISPYDDVHTRLERLRQRGIPAVLVDRFSGDGRFSSVSVDSVSGGRMAVEHLIETGRRRIAFVGGPFDIHQVSDRLAGARAAAENSVTPVDLEVVATTALTVAEGVAAGKRIIERPRAQRPDALFAANDLVALGLLQAFVVEGRVLVPEEIAIIGFDDISFAGAAAVPLSSIRQPSGMLGRTALRTLLEEANDPESIPRQTVFQPELVVRRSTDPAKRR, encoded by the coding sequence ATGGCAGCCACGAGCATCAGGGACGTTGCTCAACACGCCGGGGTGTCGGTCGGCACGGTCTCGAACGTGCTCAACCGCCCCGGCGAGGTCTCCGCGGAGTCGATCGCGCGCGTGAACGCCGCGATCGAGGAACTCGGGTACGTGCGCAACGACGCCGCCCGCAAGCTGCGCGCCGGCACCAGCACGACCGTCGGCTTCGTCGTGCTCGACGGCCAGAACCCGTTCTTCAACGACGTCGTGCGCGGCGCGGAGGACGAGGCGTCGAAGCACAACATCGCGATCCTCTACGGCAACACCGACGAGGACATCGCCCGCGAGCGGCTCTACCTCGACCTGTTCGAGGAGCAGCAGGTGCGCGGGGTGCTCATCTCGCCGTACGACGACGTGCACACCCGGCTCGAGCGGTTGCGGCAGCGGGGCATCCCCGCGGTGCTGGTGGATCGTTTCAGCGGCGACGGGCGCTTCAGCTCGGTCTCCGTCGACAGCGTCTCCGGCGGCCGCATGGCCGTCGAGCACCTCATCGAGACCGGTCGCCGCCGCATCGCGTTCGTCGGCGGGCCGTTCGACATCCACCAGGTGAGCGACCGCCTGGCGGGGGCCCGTGCGGCCGCCGAGAACTCCGTGACGCCAGTCGACCTCGAGGTCGTCGCGACGACCGCGCTGACCGTCGCCGAGGGCGTCGCGGCCGGCAAGCGCATCATCGAGCGCCCGCGGGCGCAGCGCCCCGATGCGCTCTTCGCCGCCAACGACCTGGTCGCCCTCGGCCTGCTGCAGGCGTTCGTCGTGGAGGGCCGCGTGCTGGTGCCCGAGGAGATCGCGATCATCGGGTTCGACGACATCTCGTTCGCCGGCGCCGCCGCCGTGCCGCTGTCGTCGATCCGCCAGCCCAGCGGCATGCTCGGCCGCACCGCGCTGCGCACCCTGCTCGAGGAGGCGAACGACCCCGAGTCCATCCCCCGGCAGACGGTGTTCCAGCCCGAGCTCGTGGTGCGCCGCTCGACCGATCCGGCGAAGCGACGCTGA